The genomic window CACGCTGATGTACTGGAGGTCACAATAGGTCAGCGCCTTCACGTCCGCGTTGGTCTTGATCACCTCATCACGTTCCGGTAGGTCCGCCCCAATAAGGTCGCCTTTACCTGCAGGAATCAAGAAGGTCCatataataagaaaaaaaaagtagaaagaTCAGGAAGAAAATGTTCCATAGTCTGAGGAAACCCACCTAGGATCGCCTGGACCACGCCCTCTTTCAGGACCTCCAGGGAGCCGGAGCAGACGAAATAGTTGGCTTGTAGGGCGTCTCCGTGGCGTAAGAGGTACTCCCCCGGTGCACAGAAGGAGGTCTTGATGTGCAGGGACAGGGAGCGCAGGCAGCCCCTGCTGGCTCGTTCGAACACGGGCAGCTGCAGGATGTCTTTGTTCAGATGCATGGCGATGTCAGCTCGCAGTTCATCCGGGAAGTCATGCAGCAGCTGAGAAGAAACGGGACGGGAGGGACAACATGTCCGAGTTATTCTTTTACTAACGAGCAAATACAAGTTTATTTACGGATGTGTTTGGCTGCTTTTACACAAAACGACGACCCACGAAAGGCAACAGAGGGAACACAGTTTCCAAATGATGTCTCTGTTTGGAATGCTGTCGGAATTTCATCCACCAATGGTTTGTGCAAATGGCAGGATGTGAttgagggattttttttttgtttttttggcatgGATTTTAAAGATCGTACCAAAAAAACTGTGGCTCAAGTCGCCGGCAGCTAAGAGGCGACTGGAAAACGAGGCTGAGGGACATCTGCTGTAAACGAGGCCCAGGAACAAGCAGGGAGCTTTTTCTTATCTTCTATCCTCTTTCACCTCGTCTCTTTTTGTTCCTCTAGTTCAttgaataaaatacatttacatgtattttttattcacCTTAAACCGATATTTTTGCCACCATTGAAAAGGATTCAAACACGTTTCCGGGTTTTAAAGGTTGACAATCTCCCGGGGACGTGTGAAGACACGAGGTGTGAAATGGAGCGTATTCTGGGaagccgcgggggggggggggcgactgtTAACTTTAATGCCGATTTAATTATCTGCATATGGTGGCAACGAGGGTGTAAAGAGCTCTTTCTATTTCAATCCCCACTCGTGTAATCGCAGAGAACGTCTCTGAGCTCTGTGGTCGCGTCAAGTTCCATTTGTGACACGTCGTCTACTTAAAGAAATAGAATGAGACTCCGGAGGATTTGAGGCGACCCACATTTTGAAGGATGACATTTCTGGATGTGGAAACGATCTCCTCACcacagggagaggaggggggggggtgtctcctGCACAATCAAACACACTGAGTTCATCCGAAAAGGCCTACGTTTGGATCCCTCGCCCACCTCGTTGGCGTTGATGCCGTTATTGACCGACCAGGTGGCCTGAAAGTACTCCAGCATCCTTTGCTTCAGCTGTTGGGGCAGCCGGTGCACCCGGATGAAGTCCTTCAGATCCTTCATCCGGGTGTGGTAGAGGGAGCGCCTGGAGTACATGCGCTGGATGATGGCCGTCACGTTGCCGAAGACCACGGCGTGCATCAGGGCTGGAGGCGACGGAGGAAGCAGCGTTACGGTCTTCTCGTATTTGATTCAATGTTTGGGCTAAACGGTCGGCTCACCCCCCATGAGCATGATGCAGATGGAGAAGATCTTCTCCGCGTCCGTGTTGGCACACACGTTGCCAAATCCGACGCTGGTGAGGCTGCTGAGGGTGAAGTAGAGGGAGGCGATGTAGGCGCTGGGCACGGAGGGCCCGCCCGCGGTGCTGTTGATGAACGGCGTCTCCAGACGCTTCCCCAGCTCCTGGAGCCAGCCTGGATGGACGCGGTCAGACGTTCGCAGGTGAATTTAAGGTGAACGAAACAAGAAAGACAAAGGCCTCACCTATGTCCCAGGTGACGGGGTCGCTGCTCTCGATCTCCTTGCGTCCGATGACGTACCAGACGCAGGCCATCCAGTGGGCCAGCAGGGCAAACACGGACATGAGCAGGGTCAGCACCACGGCGCTGTACTGCGAGTAGCGGTCCAGTTTCTGCAGCAGGCGCAGCAGACGCAGCAGGCGAACCGTCTTCAGCAAGTGCACCAGCGAGGTCTGTGGGCAAGGAGAGCAGAGCGAGCAGGTAAAAAAATCATCGTTGAGAAGTAGCGGCTTTTATCCGGTGAATCAAACATGCAAAGGACGCCGCCGGATGATCGTTAAAGGAACAGGGAAATCCGTTCGCATGGATTACATCCAAGGACTGCGACACTCGAAACTCACAACTGTGATGTTGAAAGCGTAGAGGAGGTCAAAGGGCAGCGCGGCGATCAGATCCACGAAGAACCAAGTGGTGCAGTAGTGGAGGTAGATGGATCTGGCGTCGTACACCACCTGACCGGACTGGCTCACGTAGGTGGTGCGGAAATTTAGAACGATGTCTGCAAAGGAGGAGGCACCGAATAGCGACACGTGAGGAAGAAGCGTGGGACGTCCAATGAAACGACGCCGAAAGAAATGTCACTTTCAAAGTCAATGAAAACTTCCTGTCAAAATCCATTCCTGAGAATGTTGTTTGTCAAAGGCGTCAAGGCGAATTCTGTCGGCATTCCCTTTAGTACCACCGCGAACGTTGCAACAGCGCCTCAAGGGCATAGTGCACATTCGCGGAACGTCTCCATGGCGATGGCGTTTTACTTagatgttgtgtttttgtgccagATTTTAATATGTATTAAAAGCAATCCCTCCTTCcaaatatataaaattatatataatttcacAATCCCAGGTCTGGATCCGGTTGTTCATGGTTCCGGCTGTTGCGTCCAAACAGTTCACTATTTCATTCACGATTTTATTCAAAGGGATTTGTCAAGAAGACTTGAGGATGAAAGTCACTGCCGGCCCCCAGACAAACTTAGTAAGGGGGGGGTCGACCTCATGACAGATGCGCCATTGCACCTCTTTTTGACTAAACTGCAGGACGAAGTGAGAGAATCTAATTACGATTGGTAACCTAGGGCAACAGAGACACGATGAGTGGGCGAGGAAAGGTAGGAGGTTTAGTTATATGCTAGCCATCGCCAGGGAAaccgctgcagctgcagtggaatatatttaatgtttttaagtCTCTTCAAGACGCCGAAGACGTCAGTCGTGCAAACATTGGAAATGTGCAACATTTATCTTTCTGAAAGAAGGATGAAGCTGTTTCAAATCTGAAACGATCGTACCGAGGATGAAGAGCATCTCCACGGCAATGTCGGTGCCTATGGTGCTCTGACTGACAATCGAGGGGCGCTCGCCGCCCTCGTCGTGACTGACGAAGCAGATGTCGTAAGGCACGGCGACGGCCACGTAGAAGGTCGCCAGCAGGATGAGGCAGTCCCACAGCGCCTTGGAGATGCTGTAGTGCAGCAGGATGAAGCGCGACTTCGTCACGGCCGCCACCTTGTACTCCGGAAGGGTCGGTTTCTGAAACACGCTCTGAAAAAGACGCAAGTGTTACAGCATCCGCCCCACTGGTGGAGGGCAATTACAAACGTATGTCCCTGGGTGGAGGTGGCCATGTCTGTGCAGCTCCGTTTCGACACCTTCCCACGATGCTCTGCTGTTTACTGTAAATAACGGCTTTAATTGCGCTCACATTATTGGTCAGCTTGCTTTTGCCCCTTTTGGTGAACAGGTCGGCCATTTGTTGGAGAGCGGCCCTGCCCCTCCGGTGAGTTTGAGAAAAGCCGGATTGATTGGTTTTCCGGCACTGGCCGGCGACCTCCGGCAAACCtgtgtgcaaataaaaatacaaacgcAGTTTCAATTCAGTCCGTTTCCACCTCAGATTCCAAGAATAGATGCTGCAGAATGGAAATGTGAAGTTAAGACAGTCTAGAATGAAGCACAGCTTTGGAAGGTAAATAAGAGTAGACGGGCCTCACCGCCTTCCGGGCTGCAGGCGTGGCGCTTCCGTAAGGATTCGCCGAGGTCTTTGAAGGACAAGAGGAACAGCACCACTTCGCCTTTCTCGTTTTTAATCGGCACAATATCCAGGAGGCACAAAAATGCACTTCCTGAGGATGAGAGTAAGTTAACCAAGAGTAGACCAACCGGCGATGGGATTTAAAGCCGTCCTCACCGGTTTTCCTGTAGAAGCAGATCTGGCCCTGGTATTCCTGCTGGCCCTCCAGGGCCTTGTGCACCCGCTGGATCACGCTCTCGCTGGTCTCGGCGCCGTGCAGGAAGCTGCAGGCGCAAGTCTTCTGCATCACCTCGGTGCGAGCAAAGCCGGTCAGCTCGCAGAAGCCGTCGGAGCAGTAAACGACGGGGTATCCGTGGCGGCCCTGGGCGTTTCCCAGGAGGAAGTTACTGTCTGTGAGGGGGGAGTGAGAGGTTGGAGGTAAAGCCATCGGTGGAGGAGGGATGGAAACGACCGAATGAAGGGTGGGGGAAGGGTTACGCGTTATTGAGCAGCTCGGAAATCCTTCAGGCCAGGCAGCCGATTTCCTCGACTCGTCTCTTTAACCTTTTCTATTCTCTCCAGATTTGTTTGCAGATTTGCAAACAGGAAAGAActttttgttctcattttatCTGAGCCGTTTTATTTGCTTTCGACTCAGAGCCCTGAACTCGTCAAGTGCACATCTGAGAGCGATTTGAAGTCGATGGATTTTTGCAAGGCTCCAGCTGactctatggggggggggggccgaaGCCTCACCGAGGCTACCacggaaaacacacacacactatttcatgttgcataaaagaaaatgttgaaaagagTGTCTCCTTCATCCGTTCTCTTATCCTGGTGGCCACAAGCTCAGCAAGGAGACGTTCCTTCTTCAACGCATCCAAGCTCCTCCCTCAGGTACGGGCGTTCCTCACCCCAGCTGGGAGAACGATTTCACCCCCCCAGCGGGTTTAGATCGGAGCTATCGGTCGTACACGTGAAGATGCGCCAGCCGCCTCAACCTCTTTGTGTGATCTGTTGAATTGCATCGCCTCACATTTCCATAAGTGTGTGCGTGGGCTCAACATTTGCCAGGGCGCTGAGGGTTtagtgtctgtgtttttcttgttcCTCTTACATAATTTGTATATTTCGCCCAATCCCTTTTCCGCTCTGCCCAACGACAGTGAAATAAATTTcgctgtaaatattttttttaatatttaaattcatcCGGAAAATACTTAAAAGGTTAGGCGTCTTATAATAAAACTTCTGGTTTGAGCCCTTATTCCATAAATACATCAGCATTTGTCTTTCTAACTCATTAAAGTGAAGTGGACTTCAGCACTgtggacagctccatatcctatatcctatggagctgtccacagtgctgatcctgaaagtgacattGACTCGGGGactgttctttatcttgcccacttcggttgttttggggggggggggggggcgttagcaAGTCCATGTtgcagaggaaaaagacagGCAATTAGGGATGTGTGTGAATACACCGGATAAAGGGTGCAGTTAATCTCCCAACAAAGTTACACTGACATCGTTCCACGCTTGAGTTGCCATAGCAATTATTGCAGCAAGGAATGAAGCATATGGCAACGCTGCAATTTGTCACCTTCAGAGCTAACGAGACTCCGAAGCACAGATCCAGCCCCAAAAAAAGTACCTGCACGAAATAGAATCAACCTGCGAGCCCGATTACGGCTTCATTAATCCGATTGACGACATGCATTTGCTTTAACACGTGTCAGCGCAACCTTCAGGGGAAGATCTAGGCTGGATCCGTTAGCGCCACCCGGCACCAAGTTATTTTTTCCTCCACGTCCTTCTTACTTTTCCCGCCACTGCCAGTTCCTCTAAGCTGCCTGTAGTTCAAAGGCAGAAGACGGTTTGCTTTGACAGGCCGAAGAATTGTGCGTGTGAAACTTACTCGCGGCGACTTTTCCATTGTTTTGGCTGGGCGTTCTCCCTTCTGTCATTCAGACACAGTGCTCTGTATGGCTAATTATCCCTTACTGCACTTATGaacaggagcaaaaaaaaaaaaaaaaaaaacacacaccattCCAGCACCTCCCCGAGCAATCAGGAGGAGGCCTGACAAGCAGGGGTTAGAAATAGACGCAGCTTTCCACCACGGGGTCCGAGACAAATGATAAATCTGGTTCTATAATACCTCGCCTCGGTTCAccaagttaaaaacaaaacacagtttTAGATTTTGTAAGTGTGACTTTAGACTTCGGAGCGTCTAAAGGCCATCTGTTGCCGGTCGGACCCTTCACCTCCCACTCAGCCGGTGTCGAGGACAAAGCAACAGCAAGACGGCGTGAAAAACAGAATGGATTCGTGCTACAGACAAAGAGAGCGCCGTCCCAATGTGTCTGGGAATCTGCCAAACGGTCAAGGACATGTTCAATCGGACCCGCGGACGTGTCGTCACGCCTTCAGTCGTGTTCCggaaagaagaaggaaagaaaaaaaaaatctgaacgCGATATTTATAAAATGTCAGTGAAACGTTGTCTCATCAGCTTCGCAGTGCTTCAAAGGTTTTCGATGGAGGCAGTCGTGCAATTATTTAATTGCAGTCTCCGTTGGAATTGCGATAATTAAATGAGGTGCCAAAACAAACTCGCTTCTGATGAATCTATTTTCAGCAACAACAAATTGGCGGTTTTTGCAATAGGAGCGCTGCTGCCTTGTTAGCATCGACCTCATGCTTAGCTTCACCTCTCCTGTCTGGCTgactttaaatcctttaaaaaaagctACCaagaatacaataaaaaaactgTAAACCTTTAATTTTGCTTTCAAAGGATTTCATTCTACgctcctttccttttttttcttgattaaaGCGGAAACGTGTAAAACATGAAGGTCGACGTTGCTACATTTAGCACAGTTAGCTGCAGCGCTAGTACTAGTTTGTGTCTGGACTGTGACTATGACCATGGGTGaatgggttcgggttagggttgtgacatcacagtaaaCGACTGGATGCATACTGGGACTGAGCAAAGCCTCAGAGGTCGGGCAGAGGTCAGCAGGAAGGTTAACCAGGTGAACTACTGCCCCTAGATGTATGAAACCTTACCAGAGGTTAATCAACATAAAACACAGCTAATTCATATTGCCGAGGCACTTCTGTCCAGTTCTTTAAGGAGTTCTTAAATAATTCTGAAAGAATTTGAATGAATTGAGCAATTATCAAAGTATTATGACAGATTACTTCTttgcttctttatttattcattaatatttttaatctaAGATTCTAACAATGAGTCTTCCTGTTGGCTCAGCAAGTGTCACATCACTTCCAATATATCTTTCCCGGCTACGCCGTCCGTCTCCATTTCCAGCTCTGGTTCTCATTCACAACTTGCAGTCGGATAATTGGATGCCACTGCTCTTGGACACATTTGGTGACAGCGGCGTTTTTCACTCTCTTAAAAAACGGGCTACAAAAAAGCCACAGTGGACTTCGCGTGACAGTTTCTATACTCACGGGTGCCATCAAAGTGTTTGCCGATGGTATCCAGGAAGGTGTTTTGTGGCGCGAGGAGGCCCTTCATCACAGGCATCTCGTCCCGGATTGAAGGAAAGCTGCAGACTTCCGAACCGTTCCCACCAGTTTCTTATGGTATTCCCTGAAAAAGACCCACGGTGGCGTCCCCTCCTGCTCTTTCAGCTCCTCCACGATGCTCTGGGGCAGCACaagtttgcttttgttttgtttagttCTGTATTCTATATTTCAGAGAGAAAACGAGCAACTTCCACAGAGCAGAAACGTCTCGTCCTCCTTTTGAGGCGGCTCCGAGGCGTCGCAttgtctgcagctcctctctgcatcCCTCTCCTCCCAGCTACAGCATCTCACCGTGGTTCCtgccatcgctctctctctctctctctctcattccctccctccctcgctcttccACAACCATCCCCCTCGCTGCTCATTGTGTATTTGTAAGTTCTCTCCCATCAgaaatcactcttttctttccaTATCTGCCTTCCATtccaatatgtgtgtgtgtgtgtatctacaTCACCATATTTTATATCTTTGATAccgacactcacacacacacac from Brachionichthys hirsutus isolate HB-005 chromosome 16, CSIRO-AGI_Bhir_v1, whole genome shotgun sequence includes these protein-coding regions:
- the kcnh4a gene encoding potassium voltage-gated channel subfamily H member 4a, which codes for MPVMKGLLAPQNTFLDTIGKHFDGTHSNFLLGNAQGRHGYPVVYCSDGFCELTGFARTEVMQKTCACSFLHGAETSESVIQRVHKALEGQQEYQGQICFYRKTGSAFLCLLDIVPIKNEKGEVVLFLLSFKDLGESLRKRHACSPEGGLPEVAGQCRKTNQSGFSQTHRRGRAALQQMADLFTKRGKSKLTNNSVFQKPTLPEYKVAAVTKSRFILLHYSISKALWDCLILLATFYVAVAVPYDICFVSHDEGGERPSIVSQSTIGTDIAVEMLFILDIVLNFRTTYVSQSGQVVYDARSIYLHYCTTWFFVDLIAALPFDLLYAFNITVTSLVHLLKTVRLLRLLRLLQKLDRYSQYSAVVLTLLMSVFALLAHWMACVWYVIGRKEIESSDPVTWDIGWLQELGKRLETPFINSTAGGPSVPSAYIASLYFTLSSLTSVGFGNVCANTDAEKIFSICIMLMGALMHAVVFGNVTAIIQRMYSRRSLYHTRMKDLKDFIRVHRLPQQLKQRMLEYFQATWSVNNGINANELLHDFPDELRADIAMHLNKDILQLPVFERASRGCLRSLSLHIKTSFCAPGEYLLRHGDALQANYFVCSGSLEVLKEGVVQAILGKGDLIGADLPERDEVIKTNADVKALTYCDLQYISVRALREVLELYPEYGSRFSADIHHNLTYNLREGCEADVRNSRASMDRKLPRVIQADDAEQSKDKGRLPLLCGIRTPVHQPRLSLLGEELPHNSLRPCRSPVQDGRGRSPSPQPFPNEKLSPSLVMRLTVDPDGDLRPTDLLMPSLPCVSPPNLSPRVVDGIEDNGHMFHFNVERNETKTDAADQFRFSSKVLLETEEVRQSISKLNKEVNNLNQEVSNLANGLQDIMHFLPSHMAMLHGAPPVSSYSFGVPMAASPRVTSSSTWQPHVPLKIATGLHLHHDAIGHPARNVWGCGGMSSQGVSPTLLHTPSPMSPCLHLCCSDRDGSAAHRLQSQCASFQSFRASPSSPYVTHRHAQGGPSLLAISPAFRSFPSMCQASQVAYNASVPTGSSTNPLCSPINSAHEQTNSEPTRHHSNSQTPIHSAATLAERLQYHTTVSSVTPTGVHASTCTGHGQSQQGTKQNEATGSSSSHLIRDLACPLLGQGTDKDCDAPLCRERTDNTEFQGMSSRPPAVEVQLPLLEVKRMQT